CAATCCGGATCGTTCGAGAAAGGCCCTCTCGTGATCAACTCGACTACCTGGGAGCGTGTGCGATGACCACCTCACCGTCTCTCGCCGCCAAGCAGCGGCCGGAGTTTCTCGTTGCGCTGGGACTGGCGGCGGGCCCGGTGGTGGCGCTGGGGTTCACCCGGTTCGCCTACGCGCTGCTGCTGCCGGCCATGCGCGAGAAACTGCACTGGAGCTACGCGGCGGCCGGCGGTATGAACACCGCCAACGCACTGGGCTACATCATTGGAGCCGCTACCGCGGCCTGGTGGTCGCGCCGGTTCGGCGCCCGGGCAGCGTTCGTGTGGGGCATCGCCATCAGTGCGCTCACCCTGCTGGCCTCCGGGGCGACCGGCAACTTCGCCGGGCTTGCCGTCCTGCGGTTCATCGGCGGGCTGAGCACTGCGGTGACCTTCGTGGTCGGATCGGCGCTCGCCTCCCGCGTCCGCAGTGGCGGGCATCAGGCCCGCTCGGCCACGCTGGTCGCCATGTATATGGCCGGCGTCGGCATCGGGGTGGTGCTCTCCGGCGTGGTGGTCCCCACGGCCCTCACCGCCTGGGGCGTGGCGGGCTGGCAGGCCGGGTGGCTGCTGATGGGCCTGCTTGCCCTCCTCGCCATCGGCCCGGCCGCCTGGGCCGCGCGCCAGATACCCGAGCAGGCCGCAGGTGGCACCGCCCACGGCGGCAGCGGCACTCTCAGGCCCATGACGCCCATCTTTGTCTGGTACGTACTGTTCGGCGCCGGCTACGTGTCGTACATGACCTTTGTCATCGCCCTGCTGCACAGCCAGGGCATGAAGGTCTGGGGCACAGCCACGTTCTTCATCGTGCTGGGCGTGGTCTCCGCGGCAGCAACGTTGCTGGTGTGGGGCCGGGTGGTCGGCCGACTGCGCGGTGGTGCGGCCCCCGCGCTGGTCTCGGCCGTTGTGCTGATCGGTGTCCTGCCCGTCCTGCTGTGGCACGGGATGGGCGCCGCGATCGCCTCGGCGATCATCTTCGGCGGCTCGTTCATGGCTGGCCCCACCGCCGTGACCGTCCTGGCCCGCCGGATGCTCCCCGCGCACGCCTGGACCTCCGGCATCGCCCTGCTGACGGTGGCTTTCAGCGTCGGCCAGGCGGTCGGGCCACTGGTCTCCGGCCTGCTCTCCGATTCGTCCGGAGGCATCGCCAAGGGCCTGTGGCTGTCCGTTGTGCTCCTCGCCGTCTCCTCCGCCGTCGCCCTCATCCAGCGCGAGCAGACCGTCGAGCGCCGGCACCAGGAAGCGCCGGTGGCCACCCCCTCCGCCCCAAGCGCCGCCGAGCGCTGACTCCCCAACACATTCAGGAGATGTCCGCCATGTTCCACCGCATCCTGGTTGCCGTCGACGGCACTCCAGCCGTGCAAAGCGCCCTCCGTACCACCGCCGAGCTGGCCTTGCTGACCGGCGCGAAGGTCCGCGTGCTGCACATCGATCCCTCCGAGGTGGTGTATGACACCGTCGTCGGCCTGGAGGATGACTCAGCCGCCCACCGGGTCCTGGACTCGGCCGTCGCGACCCTGCGACAGGCCGGCATCCACGCGGACGGCGAACTGCTGGATGGCCTGGTGTCCGATATGGCGGCAGCCGTGCAGGAGGCCGCAGAGGGCTTCGACGCCGACCTGATCGTCCTCAGCCCGCACCACCGGACCCGTCTCGCCGCCTGGTTCTCCCCCAGCGTCAGCGACGCCGTCGCCCACAAGAGCAGGATCGCTGTGCTCCTGGCTCCCGCAGAGAGCTGAGGTGTCCGGCCGCAAGGTGCAGATCACCGAGCGCGGCGGCACCGCCCGCTTGACCGCCGTCGGGCCCCACCGCCTGGTCGCCGACGAACGCGCCCCGGTCGGCGAAGGCACAGGGCCGGCCCCGATACAGACCCGGCTGGAAGGGCACCCGGGGTCCCCCCTGTGCCGCCGGTAGGGGGAATCCCGTCTCGGACAGCGCCGTCGGACTGCCACACCTCCGACGGCGCCATGCACTGTCCTTCACGCACCGTCGCTCATGGGAGGAATCATTGGACACCAACGCGCCCGTACACCTCGACCCGTATGCCGAGCATTTCCTGGCCGCACTGGCCGCGGCCGATGCGCCGCCACTGGAGAGCCAGACACCACAGGAAGCCCGGGCCGGGGCCCTGGCGGGCCAGCGCGCCGCCCAGGCGGTGCTCAAACCCGTCCACATCGAGGAGCAGCGACTGCCCGTGGTGCCGGGCGGCGAGGTTTTGGTACGGATCGTACGACCGCAGCCCTCATCAGGCACGCTCCCGGCGGTGATGTACTTCCACGGCGGCGGCTGGGTGCTGGGCGACCGGATCTCCTACGACCGCAAGACCCGCGACCTGGCCCACGCCAGCGGTGCGGCCGTGGTGTTCGTGGAGTACACCCGCTCGCCGGAGGCCCGCTATCCCGTCGCGCTCGAAGAGGCCTACGCGGCCACCGCCTGGATCGCCGAGCACGGGCTGGAGCTGAGCCTGGACGGGGCCCGGCTGGCGGTCGCCGGTGACAGTGCGGGCGGCAACCTGGCCACCGCCGCCGCCCTGCTGGCCAAGCGCCGCGGCGGCCCCCGACTGCTGCAGCAGGTGCTGTTCTACCCGTCGTTGGACGCCGGCTTCGACACGCCGTCCTACGAACAGTTCGCGGACGGTTTCTTCCTCACCCGCTCGCAAATGGAGTGGTTCTGGGACCATTACGCCCCCGACCTCTCGGTGCGCACGGAACCAACTGCCGCACCGCTGCGGGCCACAACAGAGGAACTGGCCGGACTGCCGCCGGCCCTGGTGATCACGGCCGAGGCCGACGTGCTGCGCGACGAGGGTGAGGCATACGCTCGCAAACTCATGGAGGCAGGCGTACCCGTGATCGCCGTCCGTTACCTGGGGGCGATCCATTCCTTCACCGCGCAGGATCCGCTGGCGGCCAGTCCCCTCACCCAGGCAGCGATCGACCAGGCCGGCCAGGTGCTGCGCCAGGCCTTCGCCGGCCACCGCAAGGAGGCGGGCTGCTGATGTCCACGGCCCTGGTGCTCGGCGGAGGCGGCGTGACGGGTATTGCCTGGGAGCTCGGGGTGCTCCAGGCGTTGCAGGAGGCAGGGGTTGACCTTACGGCGGCCGACCTGGTGGTCGGCACGTCGGCTGGATCCGTCGTGGCGGTCCAGGCCACCCGCGGCGTCGGCCTTCACCCACTCGTCGCCGAACAGCTCAGACCCCCCAGCACCTCGCGGAAGGTGAAGGCCGACTCCGACCCACAGGCTGCGGCGGCCCCTTCACCCATCTGATCGGTCTGGCCCGCTCCCGCCGCCTGATGATCCGCGCGCCGTGATGCCCGGCTGCCCTGCGACGTACCGTCGAAGGGTGCTCCGGGAACAAACCAAGGGCCCCACCCCCGCTTCTTGGGACCGCCGCCCGCTGTACGGGCTTGCCGACGCGGCCCGGGAGTTCGCGCTGACGACCGTCCTGTTGTACTGCGTGGTTACCGCCGCCCGCTGGCTGACATCACCGGACTCGCCACTCGCCGTGGCAGGCACCCGGGCGGCCGCGGCGACCGTGGGGGGCGTGGTCGGGATCGTCCTCGTGGTGCTCATCACCTCCCCGCCCGGGCGCTGCTCCGGCGCCCACATGAACCCCGCAATCAGCCTCGCGCTGTGGCTGATGGGCGCCTTCCCCGGACGCTACGTACCGCTCTACGCCGCCGCGCAACTGG
The genomic region above belongs to Streptomyces mirabilis and contains:
- a CDS encoding alpha/beta hydrolase, whose translation is MDTNAPVHLDPYAEHFLAALAAADAPPLESQTPQEARAGALAGQRAAQAVLKPVHIEEQRLPVVPGGEVLVRIVRPQPSSGTLPAVMYFHGGGWVLGDRISYDRKTRDLAHASGAAVVFVEYTRSPEARYPVALEEAYAATAWIAEHGLELSLDGARLAVAGDSAGGNLATAAALLAKRRGGPRLLQQVLFYPSLDAGFDTPSYEQFADGFFLTRSQMEWFWDHYAPDLSVRTEPTAAPLRATTEELAGLPPALVITAEADVLRDEGEAYARKLMEAGVPVIAVRYLGAIHSFTAQDPLAASPLTQAAIDQAGQVLRQAFAGHRKEAGC
- a CDS encoding patatin-like phospholipase family protein yields the protein MSTALVLGGGGVTGIAWELGVLQALQEAGVDLTAADLVVGTSAGSVVAVQATRGVGLHPLVAEQLRPPSTSRKVKADSDPQAAAAPSPI
- a CDS encoding universal stress protein encodes the protein MSAMFHRILVAVDGTPAVQSALRTTAELALLTGAKVRVLHIDPSEVVYDTVVGLEDDSAAHRVLDSAVATLRQAGIHADGELLDGLVSDMAAAVQEAAEGFDADLIVLSPHHRTRLAAWFSPSVSDAVAHKSRIAVLLAPAES
- a CDS encoding YbfB/YjiJ family MFS transporter; protein product: MTTSPSLAAKQRPEFLVALGLAAGPVVALGFTRFAYALLLPAMREKLHWSYAAAGGMNTANALGYIIGAATAAWWSRRFGARAAFVWGIAISALTLLASGATGNFAGLAVLRFIGGLSTAVTFVVGSALASRVRSGGHQARSATLVAMYMAGVGIGVVLSGVVVPTALTAWGVAGWQAGWLLMGLLALLAIGPAAWAARQIPEQAAGGTAHGGSGTLRPMTPIFVWYVLFGAGYVSYMTFVIALLHSQGMKVWGTATFFIVLGVVSAAATLLVWGRVVGRLRGGAAPALVSAVVLIGVLPVLLWHGMGAAIASAIIFGGSFMAGPTAVTVLARRMLPAHAWTSGIALLTVAFSVGQAVGPLVSGLLSDSSGGIAKGLWLSVVLLAVSSAVALIQREQTVERRHQEAPVATPSAPSAAER